The genomic stretch AGTTGAAACGCTTTGAGTTGGATCTAAGTGGGAATTGACAGGACTGGTTGGCATGGCTTCCAAGCGGATCTTGAAGGAGCTCAAGGATCTTCAGAAGGATCCTCCTACTTCCTGCAGCGCTGGTAAATTCTGAAACCTCCAATTAGTTATGCAAAAGGAATCGAAATATCGAATATAATCGTTATCGGTTGTCTATCGCCTCGCTCTTAGCCACTCCGTACATGAATATTTTTGTGGGATGCTTTTGTCGTTTCTGGAATCAGTTTTGATGCTAATATGCTATGCAATTGCAGTGGAATTGTGTGATGTTCATGTTTTGAGATTTGGATGCTTGTGATTTTGTGTCAGTGGTGCAGTTTTGATGTGATAGAGTTGAAGTAGAGAGTAAGGGATTAGGATTCAGGGTAAAGTTTGTAGCTTTTTTTGatgttgcaacttgcaagctGTAATGATGGATATCTGAGTGTATTGGATCAAGCTAAGCATATACTCATATACATTGTTTGTTTTGATTCAGTCTGTGTTTGATTATGTGTTACATGTTTCCTGCTTTGGATGgatttttggagaaaattttagtttttgtgCCATAAAATTGAGATGAGTTTAAAATATGGAGTAAATTTGCTGCTTATGAAGgatttttgttggtttgttttGCATTTTGACAATGCATTTATAGGTCCTGTTGCTGAGGACATGTTTCATTGGCAAGCTACAATCATGGGCCCTCCAGATAGTCCTTATACTGGTGGAGTTTTCTTGGTTACCATCCATTTTCCGCCAGATTACCCATTCAAGCCACCAAAGGTGTGCTTCCAACTTTTTATTATTCCTTTCTGATCCTTTCAATGCACAGATTCGATAAGGCTGTGGCAAAGTCTGTACTATGCATGAGGAGTTTATTTGACTTGCTTTAATTTGTGTATTTGGGGTATTTCACTGTTTCCTATGCCTTTAATCTCTAGAAACTCACCACCTTTTACATTCACCTTGATAAATTTGCAGGTGGCTTTCAAGACAAAGGTTTTCCACCCAAACATAAACAGCAATGGAAGCATATGCCTTGACATTTTGAAGGAGCAGTGGAGTCCTGCGCTAACAATTTCCAAGGTTCATTTCTTATTCCACCCACCTCTTGTATTAGGAGAATCTCTTGATGAATAGATCTATATCGCCACTGGTTCCATGCGGATCAAAACTTATTCGCTCTATATTTTTGTGTCTAGATTTCATTTgctgaaaaaaaattatttgttttaaattacaGGTGTTGCTTTCAATCTGCTCTCTGTTGACGGACCCAAATCCTGATGATCCCTTGGTACCAGAAATTGCACACATGTACAAGAC from Ipomoea triloba cultivar NCNSP0323 chromosome 12, ASM357664v1 encodes the following:
- the LOC115999683 gene encoding SUMO-conjugating enzyme UBC9-like, whose protein sequence is MASKRILKELKDLQKDPPTSCSAGPVAEDMFHWQATIMGPPDSPYTGGVFLVTIHFPPDYPFKPPKVAFKTKVFHPNINSNGSICLDILKEQWSPALTISKVLLSICSLLTDPNPDDPLVPEIAHMYKTDRNKYESTARSWTQKYAMG